Proteins encoded by one window of Dreissena polymorpha isolate Duluth1 chromosome 11, UMN_Dpol_1.0, whole genome shotgun sequence:
- the LOC127849562 gene encoding baculoviral IAP repeat-containing protein 7-B-like isoform X2: MDDENTDDELAEDYAPDPRDYYSHFYRESERLSTFHDWPHWANVTKEELAKNGFMCLHVSDRVQCVFCRASLANFKPGDVVANVHRKYCPECPFAFGYECGNIPIPSASRAQQTTKVKTLNGTNNRGTTAAGNFAYSFPQSSIILTNSIPTRNGNPIASPQSHSVTSLTSIASNQRTAAFITEPKYRDWTDEHTRLRSYRGWPAQMRQTPRDLAAAGLLYMGHGDRCKCYYCGGELYDWDPEDIPWVEHAKWFPQCGFVRKQMGEQFVINIKNGLATHVESPSNQEFIRRPHVLAALNDYGYTQEQVMEALHTYGVLNLVTANDIRKYVEEMTHKRQEAQMQAKLTENVANTNSSLSSRLVNGSDGSVAMTARGQQVSQPSDEAGAFNSQLFIEDLVMEGVEESNTGSINYQRLQNLRQNSHPSSFSSASNPSDVDDVLTENEKLKEQRVCKVCMDKEVCVTLLPCRHLATCEECAKSIRDCPICRSDVESKVKVFWA, encoded by the exons ATGGATGATGAAAACACTGACGACGAATTAGCAGAAGACTATGCTCCTGACCCACGGGATTATTATTCTCACTTTTACCGTGAGAGTGAGCGACTTTCAACGTTCCATGACTGGCCACATTGGGCAAATGTGACTAAGGAAGAGTTGGCTAAAAATGGGTTTATGTGTTTACACGTATCAGATCGCGTACAGTGTGTTTTTTGTAGAGCGAGTTTAGCTAATTTTAAACCTGGTGATGTTGTTGCCaatgtacatagaaaatattgtcCCGAATGTCCGTTTGCGTTTGGTTATGAGTGTGGAAATATACCAATACCATCTGCCAGCAGAGCTCAGCAAACAACAAAAGTCAAAACGTTGAATGGAACAAACAATAGAGGAACGACTGCAGCTGGAAACTTTGCATACTCATTTCCGCAATCTTCAATTATCCTTACGAATTCAATTCCAACCAGAAATGGTAATCCTATTGCCTCACCGCAGTCACATAGTGTAACATCGTTGACTTCAATTGCGTCAAATCAACGAACAGCAGCATTTATCACAGAGCCAAAGTACAGAGACTGGACAGACGAACACACGAGGTTACGATCTTATAGGGGATGGCCTGCACAGATGAGACAAACACCGAGAGATCTGGCAGCCGCCGGATTGTTGTACATGG GTCATGGCGATCGGTGTAAATGTTATTATTGCGGGGGAGAACTCTATGATTGGGACCCAGAGGACATTCCCTGGGTAGAGCACGCAAAGTGGTTCCCACAGTGCGGCTTTGTGCGGAAACAGATGGGCGAACAATTTGTCATAAACATCAAAAATGGTTTA GCTACACATGTTGAGTCTCCGAGCAACCAGGAGTTCATTAGACGTCCACACGTTTTAGCCGCACTGAACGACTATGGGTATACCCAGGAGCAGGTCATGGAGGCATTACACACATACG GTGTCCTCAATCTAGTAACTGCGAATGATATCAGAAAATATGTCGAGGAAATGACACATAAGAGACAAGAAGCCCAAATGCAAGCAAAACTCACTGAAAACGTGGCCAATACAAACTCAAGCCTATCAAGTCGTTTGGTCAACGGGTCCGACGGTTCAGTTGCCATGACCGCACGTGGTCAGCAAGTTTCCCAGCCTAGTGACGAGGCCGGGGCCTTCAATAGTCAGTTGTTCATCGAGGATCTGGTGATGGAAGGCGTGGAGGAATCAAATACTGGCAGTATTAATTACCAGCGTTTACAAAACTTGAGGCAGAATAGCCACCCTAGTTCTTTTTCCTCAGCAAGTAATCCTTCAG ACGTCGACGATGTTCTTACGGAAAACGAGAAACTCAAAGAACAGCGGGTGTGTAAAGTATGTATGGACAAGGAGGTTTGCGTGACCCTCCTTCCGTGTCGCCACTTGGCAACCTGTGAAGAGTGTGCTAAATCAATTCGTGATTGTCCCATATGCAGATCAGATGTTGAAAGCAAAGTTAAAGTATTCTGGGCATAA